The Ignavibacteria bacterium genomic sequence ATCATTCTTAATTGGAGCCGTCTTAATACTGGCGACAAAATTCATAGCCGGTTCAATTTAGAAATATTTCACATCTTTTATATAAAGCAGCGGGACGGAGCAATTTGAATAAATCTGCCGGTTGACTTGTCTGGAGGGTTGATTTAGTGTATATTATTTATTAGAATTGGTGTTCAATTTTTTAAGTTTAAGCGACCAATACCGGGAAAGGTGGCAGAGTGGTCGAATGCGGCGGTCTCGAAAACCGTTGTGCGGGCAACCGTACCGGGAGTTCGAATCTCCCCCTTTCCGCTTACAAAAGCTCAAAGACGGACTTGAAAACGTTTTTGAGCTTTTTTGTATGATGAGGTAAATTGACTTATAGTTTCTCCAGTCACAGCTTTTACTAGATGGTTTATCACCCTTTTCTAAAACCATAATCCATAGCTGAACTTCAGGATCAGCTGATTTGAATCATACTGCCAGTTCAAACGGTCGAGCTTATTTATGTTATGATTGTACACCAGGAACAGATCCCCCATCATGTTAAACATCCACCTAAGGCGTGTATTTGTGCCTATCTGCCTTGAATCGGTATCGTACTGGATAAAGGAACTGAGGTCGATACTGGAAGAAAGGCCCAGCTGGAATTTCAGGCCAACCAGGTCCTGTGTAAAATCACCTTCGGGAAGCCTGGCAATATTTTTCTCGAAGCTTAAACCTATATTTAAGCTGTTCGATGGCCTCAGATTCAACTCACCGCTTACCTGATCCATGTAGCCATTATAGAATGAACCGAACCACCAGGTTGCAATGCCGTTTATCAGGCGCTTGGAAGCAGTTTCTGCCTCAAGCCTGAATCTCTTCCAGTCGTATGGCCCCTTAGGAATAATAACGCCTTTACTGATTTCAAAATCCTCTGGGAGGTATTCACCTTCAGGCGCTATATTAAATTCAATTCTGTCTCCGCTTTCAAAAAGAGTGTTGATGGGGGCTAAGAAAATGCTATAGTACTGCCATTTATTTTTAAGATCAGTGATCAGGGAAAAGGAAGATTCAAAATACCAGCGTCTTATATCCAGCACTCCAGGCTGCGGCATATAGTCAGCACCAAATGAGTATTTATTTATACCGTTCCTCGGAACAAACCCAAGAGACGGAGAGAATCCATCTCCGATTCTTAAGGCCGTGAGTGCCATATCCAGCACGTCATTAGGATAATCGATCTTAAATCCTGCTGCCGTCCTGTCTTTGACAAGTCCGTTCTTATTATATAATCCCCAGAGGCCGACGGTAAAATTTTTATCGCCTAAGAATTTTGAGGTATGATATGAAAGATCAGTCCCGAGTACCCATTCATTATTTTTTCCCGCAGGATCACCTACGGTTCCGATCAGCCCAATAGTTGATTCCTCAAGGACATTTTGTTTTATCCTGAAGACACCGAGTGACGACATTGGAACTAAACCGCCAACGGAATTAGTCCTTGTAAAAATTCCGCCGAAGCTTGTTCCGCCTATCTTGCCGTTTACTTTTCCGCCGAAAAGAATGGGTATCTTCTGCCCGTTATACAGGCCGATTCTGCGTGAGAAAAACGGGATAACGTCCTCACCACAGCCGATACCGAAATCGAATAAGTCCGCTCCTTCAAGAAAGAATCCCCTCTTCTCAGGGAAATAAAGCGGGAAGCGGGTCAGATTTGTCTGTCTTGCATCCACCTCAGTTTCTGCAAAGTCTGTGTTAATGGTCAGTTGTGCGTTTATATCATGGAATTTCTGGGTAAGGTCTGCGCTTAAATCAAATTTTGAACTATAATTTTTATCATAAAATTTATTTGAGGATTCTATTGTTGAAATCTTTGCTGATACACCCATGCCATTATTAAAATCAGGCAGTTCAGTCAATCTCCCGGCATGGACAACATTTCCTAAAAGAAAGTCCCGCTTAAGCCCGGTCCACCTGTCCCGTTCAAGCAGTCTCTCGATCTTTCTTTCGAAATTAAATCCCCACTCCTTCAGTTCCGGATTATAGGATAAAATCCTGACGGGTATTACAATTTCTGCTGTCCACCCCACGGGGGTTCTTTGAGTTGCTGCATCCCAGGCTCCATCCCAGCTTGAATTCTCGGCTTCACCGGCGTTATG encodes the following:
- a CDS encoding carbohydrate binding family 9 domain-containing protein; the protein is MRVIVLLALLASVCYSQSLKVYNLSENENIKLDGILNEAFWPKADSISGLTMVDPVEGRQAEFNTVVKVASDGKNIYLGIQCFDPEPDKIISISKTRDAYLSDEDRVIFVFDTHLDQRTGYVFAINPYGTRYDALVHNAGEAENSSWDGAWDAATQRTPVGWTAEIVIPVRILSYNPELKEWGFNFERKIERLLERDRWTGLKRDFLLGNVVHAGRLTELPDFNNGMGVSAKISTIESSNKFYDKNYSSKFDLSADLTQKFHDINAQLTINTDFAETEVDARQTNLTRFPLYFPEKRGFFLEGADLFDFGIGCGEDVIPFFSRRIGLYNGQKIPILFGGKVNGKIGGTSFGGIFTRTNSVGGLVPMSSLGVFRIKQNVLEESTIGLIGTVGDPAGKNNEWVLGTDLSYHTSKFLGDKNFTVGLWGLYNKNGLVKDRTAAGFKIDYPNDVLDMALTALRIGDGFSPSLGFVPRNGINKYSFGADYMPQPGVLDIRRWYFESSFSLITDLKNKWQYYSIFLAPINTLFESGDRIEFNIAPEGEYLPEDFEISKGVIIPKGPYDWKRFRLEAETASKRLINGIATWWFGSFYNGYMDQVSGELNLRPSNSLNIGLSFEKNIARLPEGDFTQDLVGLKFQLGLSSSIDLSSFIQYDTDSRQIGTNTRLRWMFNMMGDLFLVYNHNINKLDRLNWQYDSNQLILKFSYGLWF